One window from the genome of Malacoplasma penetrans HF-2 encodes:
- a CDS encoding ROK family protein → MSKKYIIYDIGGTYIKWAIATSDYQIIEKNKFAFDCANRDCKTELMDAIGKQIVEFVNKYPDICGIGISTAGDVDTNTTEIIGSAPNHKNYAKTNIKEALSQYTQLPIAIDNDANCAILGEHTKGILQNTDNAILITLGTDIGGGILINGNVYRGFKGSAGEVGYMHVLDRRWGTWFSAAGLSRLVKQNQNIDNLDPVIILKNDLKQYSKEVAYWYKGLSIGIANLITLFNPQKLIIGGGLSESNLINLKVINYIKNKILIESHLIDSCEIILSKHGNASALYGCIKMLNDKLE, encoded by the coding sequence ATGAGCAAAAAATATATTATTTATGACATTGGTGGAACTTATATTAAATGAGCTATTGCTACAAGTGATTATCAAATAATAGAAAAAAACAAATTTGCATTTGATTGTGCAAATAGAGATTGTAAAACTGAATTAATGGATGCAATTGGTAAACAAATTGTAGAGTTTGTAAATAAATATCCAGATATTTGTGGAATTGGAATTTCAACAGCAGGTGATGTTGATACAAACACTACTGAAATTATAGGTTCTGCACCAAACCATAAAAACTATGCAAAGACAAATATTAAAGAAGCATTATCACAATATACTCAATTACCAATTGCTATAGATAATGATGCAAACTGTGCAATATTAGGTGAACATACTAAAGGAATTTTACAAAACACTGATAATGCAATCCTAATTACATTAGGAACAGATATTGGTGGTGGAATTCTAATTAATGGAAATGTTTATAGAGGTTTTAAAGGTTCAGCTGGAGAAGTTGGATATATGCATGTATTAGATAGAAGATGAGGTACATGATTCTCAGCAGCAGGATTATCAAGATTAGTAAAACAAAACCAAAATATAGATAATTTAGATCCAGTAATCATTTTAAAAAATGATTTAAAACAATATAGTAAAGAAGTTGCTTATTGATATAAAGGATTATCAATTGGAATAGCAAATCTAATAACTTTATTCAATCCACAAAAATTAATAATAGGTGGAGGATTGTCTGAATCTAATTTAATTAATTTAAAAGTTATTAATTACATTAAAAATAAAATTCTAATTGAAAGTCATTTAATTGATAGCTGTGAAATTATTTTAAGTAAACATGGAAATGCATCAGCCTTATATGGTTGTATTAAAATGCTTAATGATAAACTAGAATAA
- a CDS encoding ATP-binding protein: MKLVERKKYIEYLDKVKNTPDIKVVTGIRRSGKSELLKSFMEKLKIENPKANFISIDLSSIEYENLLDYHNLNNYIEGNHKKNVKNYLFIDEIQNCHNFERTINSLHSKKLFDMYLTGSNAFLLSSDLVTFFTGRTMEVSIFPFSFNEFMQYFEYSDLQEGFNKYIEIGGFAGSYYYNDKKTINDYVNNVFNNLIDRDIIKKFGIRDHKLTKNLATFLADNISNLTSSRKIANILSTKDFNENHNTISKYINYLCNSFMFYEMKRFDLKGKQILNTTEKYYLADHSLKYALLTNSQKETNFFQSQQDYGNLLENIIAIELLRRGYKTHVGKLYQKEIDFVASDYLGNRFYIQVGANIDNNETFKREITPLLQIKDNYPKIILSRTKFQQEIVDGVKVIDIAQWLNYEIDF, encoded by the coding sequence ATGAAACTAGTTGAAAGAAAAAAATATATTGAATATTTAGACAAAGTTAAAAATACCCCAGACATAAAAGTTGTTACCGGCATTAGGAGATCTGGTAAATCTGAACTATTGAAAAGTTTTATGGAAAAATTAAAAATAGAAAATCCAAAAGCTAACTTTATCTCAATAGATTTATCATCAATAGAGTATGAAAATTTACTAGACTACCACAATCTAAATAATTATATAGAAGGCAATCATAAGAAAAATGTTAAAAACTACCTATTTATAGATGAAATTCAAAATTGCCATAACTTTGAAAGAACAATTAATAGCTTACATTCAAAAAAACTATTTGATATGTATTTAACAGGTTCAAATGCTTTCTTATTAAGTAGTGATTTAGTTACTTTTTTTACAGGCAGAACTATGGAAGTTTCAATTTTCCCCTTCTCATTTAATGAATTCATGCAATATTTTGAATATTCTGATTTACAAGAAGGTTTTAATAAATATATAGAAATAGGTGGTTTTGCAGGTTCATATTATTACAACGATAAAAAAACCATAAATGATTATGTAAACAATGTTTTTAACAATTTAATTGATAGGGACATTATAAAAAAATTTGGTATTAGAGATCATAAACTAACAAAAAACTTAGCCACTTTTTTAGCTGATAATATTTCCAATCTGACATCATCTAGAAAAATAGCAAATATATTGTCAACAAAAGATTTTAATGAAAATCATAATACGATTTCAAAATATATTAACTATCTTTGTAATTCATTTATGTTTTATGAAATGAAAAGGTTTGATCTAAAAGGTAAGCAAATTTTAAATACTACAGAAAAATATTATTTGGCAGATCATTCTCTTAAATATGCTTTATTAACTAACAGTCAAAAAGAAACAAATTTTTTTCAATCACAACAAGACTATGGAAACCTTTTAGAAAATATAATAGCTATTGAATTGTTAAGAAGAGGTTATAAAACACATGTGGGAAAACTTTATCAAAAAGAAATTGATTTTGTAGCTTCTGATTATTTAGGAAATAGATTCTATATTCAAGTTGGTGCAAACATAGATAATAATGAAACATTTAAAAGAGAAATCACTCCACTTTTACAAATCAAAGACAATTATCCAAAAATCATATTATCTAGAACTAAATTCCAACAAGAAATAGTAGATGGAGTGAAGGTAATAGATATAGCACAATGATTAAATTATGAAATAGATTTTTAA
- the truA gene encoding tRNA pseudouridine(38-40) synthase TruA — MTYKLKISYDGSFFRGYAKQKDENLITVQSELEKYLSLFFNTKISTFGSGRTDKYVHAIDQTVSFKCDSDYDPKSIQNFLNSKLTNIYVNSIEKVPNSFHARFSIKSKTYMYVINTGEFDVFKQRYEYQYNKSIDIKKCEDIINLFIGTKDFLSFSTSKLENTTRTIRWIRIIKKNKKIYIFINGEGFLRNMVRMIVGIILTYCENKITYQEVLDLFKNPKKGSAVIKVPGCGLYLYRTIY, encoded by the coding sequence ATGACTTATAAACTAAAGATTTCATATGATGGTAGTTTTTTTCGTGGATATGCCAAGCAAAAAGATGAAAACTTAATAACAGTTCAATCAGAACTAGAAAAATATTTATCTTTATTTTTTAATACTAAAATATCTACTTTTGGATCAGGCAGAACTGATAAATATGTACATGCAATTGATCAAACAGTTTCTTTTAAATGTGATTCTGATTATGATCCAAAATCAATTCAAAATTTTTTAAATTCAAAGTTAACAAACATTTATGTTAATAGCATTGAAAAAGTACCAAACTCTTTTCATGCTAGATTTTCTATTAAATCTAAAACTTACATGTATGTAATTAATACTGGTGAATTTGATGTTTTTAAACAAAGATATGAATATCAATATAACAAGAGTATAGATATCAAAAAATGTGAAGATATTATCAACTTATTTATTGGGACAAAAGACTTTTTAAGTTTTAGTACTTCTAAACTGGAAAATACAACTAGAACCATTAGATGAATTAGAATAATTAAAAAAAATAAAAAAATTTATATTTTCATTAATGGAGAAGGATTTTTAAGAAATATGGTAAGAATGATTGTTGGAATTATTCTTACATATTGTGAAAACAAAATAACATATCAAGAAGTATTAGATCTTTTTAAAAATCCTAAAAAAGGATCAGCTGTTATTAAGGTTCCAGGTTGTGGTTTATATTTATATAGAACAATTTATTAA
- a CDS encoding energy-coupling factor transporter transmembrane component T produces MNYSGFTYKKSVIHRMNPSLKFLTTVFVVALIFIPFGFIYQALILAFCLTLFFLAKLPIKKLWRIIQSVLILGTILILINWITYKTPGAVFDFTDSYSFLYRPSFLNWTSQHVTISSDGKYFLQGSTYGGQVITTSPDLTNIKNVNWIGNGFFQITVPATANNKDAVVNTATKEILNAIQNQNVGWNVKTITSGLYRGANGESIYYAYFCLTKWYSFSSYAIILMLYVTIKIFLMILIVTILTSTTSSIQLTCALEDILNPLRYLRLPVTEWSMTIALVLRFIPSLLDESNTILKAQASRGLDFKNGSLKDKVFSLSSLVVPLFSIAFKKAGELSNAMEARGYNPRTSRTRYRDFDIAKIDWIIFLIPVFLLGVLLTLLFIADKKIFLAFGFWDIFA; encoded by the coding sequence ATGAATTATAGTGGTTTTACATATAAAAAAAGTGTGATTCATAGAATGAATCCTTCTTTAAAGTTTTTAACTACTGTTTTTGTTGTTGCTTTAATTTTTATTCCTTTTGGTTTCATTTATCAAGCTTTAATCTTAGCTTTTTGTTTAACTTTATTTTTCTTAGCTAAATTACCTATTAAAAAATTATGAAGAATAATTCAATCAGTTTTAATATTAGGAACTATCCTAATATTAATAAATTGGATTACCTATAAAACACCTGGTGCTGTATTTGATTTTACAGACTCATATTCCTTTTTATATAGACCAAGCTTTTTAAATTGAACAAGTCAACATGTAACAATAAGCAGTGATGGTAAATATTTCTTACAAGGTTCTACTTATGGTGGACAAGTTATAACAACTAGTCCTGATCTAACAAATATCAAAAATGTTAATTGAATAGGTAATGGATTCTTCCAAATAACTGTTCCTGCAACTGCAAATAATAAAGATGCAGTTGTAAACACTGCAACTAAAGAAATATTAAATGCTATTCAAAATCAAAATGTAGGATGAAATGTAAAAACAATAACTAGTGGTTTATATCGGGGAGCAAATGGAGAAAGCATTTACTATGCATACTTTTGTTTAACTAAGTGATATTCATTCTCTTCATATGCAATTATTTTAATGTTGTATGTAACTATCAAAATCTTTTTAATGATTTTAATTGTTACTATTCTTACTTCTACTACTTCTTCTATTCAATTAACTTGTGCATTAGAAGATATCTTAAATCCTTTAAGATATCTAAGATTACCTGTAACTGAATGAAGTATGACAATTGCTTTAGTTTTGAGATTTATTCCTTCTTTATTAGATGAATCTAACACTATTTTAAAAGCTCAAGCTTCAAGAGGGTTAGATTTTAAAAATGGAAGTTTAAAAGATAAAGTATTCTCTTTATCATCTTTAGTTGTTCCATTATTCTCAATTGCTTTTAAAAAGGCTGGGGAATTATCAAATGCAATGGAAGCAAGAGGATATAATCCTAGAACTTCTAGAACTAGATATAGAGATTTTGATATAGCTAAAATTGATTGAATTATATTTTTAATACCAGTTTTTTTACTAGGTGTTTTATTAACTTTACTTTTTATAGCTGATAAGAAAATCTTTTTAGCTTTTGGATTCTGAGATATTTTTGCATAG
- a CDS encoding ATP-binding cassette domain-containing protein, translating into MQKEIMSENIKNNTNVNLSKDIIMEVNNLTCKFNENQSNEITAIDDFSFSFERNKIYFIIGNSGSGKSTLVTHFNGLLKSKKGTIRIEDFYIKPKPKKIKNAKKLRRLVSMVFQFPEYQLFKTTIEKDISFGPIALKIPKIRSNEINKEKLDYELFFKYIYEIKQQFNITNSEYKDFNDFISQNNLSLKYKIYPKKDFAKVTITNNSNKSKWKKVIKYETLTEGDFIHELTKKHLVGMGLDESFLDRSPFGLSGGQKRRVAIAGILAIQPKILIFDEPTAGLDPKGEQMMMDLILDSKKQGQTVIVITHTMDQVLEVGDYAIVMDRGKILMHGTPYEIFTNKDLYTLSKMEKPKIIDFIDSLCEKDPKYKELYNKEPRTIEQLSEEIQKINSGSGSNKAKSRISKK; encoded by the coding sequence ATGCAAAAAGAAATAATGAGTGAAAATATTAAAAATAATACTAATGTAAATTTATCAAAAGATATCATTATGGAAGTTAATAATTTAACTTGTAAGTTTAATGAAAATCAATCAAATGAAATTACTGCAATTGACGATTTCTCATTTTCTTTTGAAAGAAATAAAATTTACTTTATTATTGGAAATTCTGGAAGTGGTAAATCAACTCTTGTTACTCATTTTAATGGCTTACTTAAATCTAAAAAAGGAACCATTAGAATAGAAGATTTTTATATTAAACCAAAACCAAAAAAAATTAAAAATGCTAAAAAACTTAGAAGATTAGTTAGTATGGTTTTCCAATTCCCGGAATATCAATTATTTAAAACAACAATTGAAAAAGATATTTCTTTTGGTCCAATTGCATTAAAAATACCAAAGATTAGATCTAATGAAATTAATAAAGAAAAATTAGATTATGAATTGTTTTTTAAATATATTTATGAAATTAAACAACAATTTAATATAACAAACTCTGAATATAAAGATTTCAATGATTTTATTTCTCAAAATAATTTATCTTTAAAATACAAAATCTATCCTAAAAAAGATTTTGCTAAAGTTACTATTACTAATAACTCAAATAAATCAAAATGAAAAAAAGTTATTAAATATGAAACTTTAACTGAAGGTGATTTCATTCATGAATTAACTAAAAAACATTTAGTAGGTATGGGATTGGATGAATCATTTTTAGACAGAAGTCCCTTTGGATTATCAGGTGGTCAAAAAAGAAGAGTTGCAATTGCTGGAATTTTAGCTATCCAACCTAAGATTTTGATCTTTGATGAACCAACAGCAGGATTAGATCCAAAAGGGGAACAAATGATGATGGATTTAATTCTAGATTCTAAAAAACAAGGACAAACTGTTATAGTAATTACTCATACAATGGATCAAGTATTGGAAGTTGGTGATTATGCAATTGTAATGGATAGGGGTAAAATCCTAATGCATGGAACTCCTTATGAGATCTTTACCAACAAAGATTTATATACTCTTTCTAAAATGGAAAAACCTAAAATCATTGATTTTATAGATAGCTTATGTGAAAAAGATCCAAAATATAAAGAACTATATAATAAAGAACCTAGAACCATAGAACAACTAAGTGAAGAAATTCAAAAGATAAATTCAGGTTCTGGTTCTAATAAAGCTAAAAGTAGAATAAGCAAAAAATAA
- a CDS encoding energy-coupling factor transporter ATPase, translating into MEKDIKKNEIENKNREKAFEIQNVSFSYDLVNNVLNDVSFDIYENEYVCIIGHNGSGKSTISKVLVGLLKPHQGNLKIFGETISYLNFFHLRTNVGIIFQNPDSQFIGLSAKDDIAFGLENRKINPSVMDDIIESASEVVDIKELLDKDSSSLSGGQKQRVAIASVLATNPRIIIFDESTSMLDPRGKMELKKIMLDLKNKANKTVISITHDMDEVLNADRVIVFKKGQIIRTGKPSEIFTDEEFLASSALDFPFILKLSKELKSKNVNVNFTINKEQLLDQICKKK; encoded by the coding sequence ATGGAAAAAGATATTAAGAAAAATGAAATAGAAAACAAGAATAGAGAAAAAGCATTTGAGATTCAAAATGTTTCTTTTAGTTATGACCTTGTTAATAATGTTTTAAATGATGTAAGTTTTGATATTTATGAAAATGAATATGTTTGTATTATTGGTCATAATGGAAGTGGCAAATCTACAATCTCAAAAGTTTTAGTAGGTTTATTAAAGCCGCACCAAGGAAATTTAAAAATCTTTGGAGAAACAATTTCATATCTAAATTTTTTCCATTTAAGAACTAATGTTGGAATTATTTTCCAAAATCCAGATAGTCAATTTATAGGACTATCTGCAAAAGATGATATTGCCTTTGGGTTAGAAAACAGAAAAATCAATCCTTCTGTAATGGATGACATTATAGAAAGTGCTAGTGAGGTTGTAGACATTAAAGAATTATTAGATAAAGATTCTTCTTCACTTTCGGGTGGACAAAAGCAAAGAGTAGCAATTGCATCAGTATTAGCTACTAATCCTAGAATTATTATTTTTGATGAATCTACATCAATGCTAGATCCTAGAGGAAAAATGGAATTAAAAAAAATAATGTTAGATTTAAAAAATAAAGCTAATAAAACTGTAATTTCAATTACTCATGATATGGATGAAGTTTTAAATGCAGATAGAGTTATTGTGTTTAAAAAAGGACAGATTATTAGAACCGGAAAACCTAGTGAAATATTTACAGATGAAGAGTTTTTAGCTAGTTCTGCTTTAGATTTTCCATTTATTCTTAAATTATCTAAAGAATTAAAATCTAAAAATGTAAATGTTAATTTTACAATCAATAAAGAACAATTATTGGATCAAATATGCAAAAAGAAATAA
- a CDS encoding IS30 family transposase, protein MFYTTITLNDTNKYRHLSYGEREIIGHMYFVQKKNINQIATELKRHRSTILREIRRNNNVEGYSAEKAQKKYIERRNHKNFFLWQKYKTFSELFAEKYNCKWHGVELTRHYIKENYPCVLVPSTKQIYNWIQTNKWIKKRSDKLRTAYIKGRKRKKGMFSKFDEKYVHPFWMRPKHILNRKEFGHWELDLVIGKRQSGYSNLLVMVERKTRNSFITKVENKNPFTINSAIKSLVNKNNLHVKTITIDNGIEFSKIGIAAYWIKCKVYYCEPYASYQRGSNENVNGLIRRVYKKGTDFSLLSDAEINNLQNKINRMPRKMFNYMSSDQYYKKCMNSLNW, encoded by the coding sequence ATGTTTTACACTACAATTACTCTAAATGATACTAACAAATACAGACATTTGTCTTATGGTGAAAGAGAAATAATAGGACATATGTATTTTGTTCAAAAGAAAAATATTAACCAAATAGCAACAGAATTAAAAAGACATAGATCCACAATTTTAAGAGAGATCAGAAGAAACAATAATGTTGAAGGATATAGTGCTGAAAAGGCACAGAAAAAATATATAGAAAGAAGAAACCATAAAAACTTTTTTCTATGACAAAAATACAAAACTTTCTCAGAATTATTTGCAGAAAAATACAATTGCAAATGACATGGTGTGGAATTAACTAGACACTATATAAAAGAAAATTATCCATGTGTTTTAGTTCCTTCCACTAAACAAATTTATAACTGAATACAAACAAATAAATGAATTAAAAAAAGATCAGACAAACTAAGAACTGCTTATATAAAAGGTAGAAAAAGAAAAAAAGGAATGTTCTCAAAATTTGATGAAAAGTATGTACATCCCTTCTGAATGAGACCAAAACACATACTTAATAGAAAAGAGTTTGGTCATTGGGAACTAGACTTAGTCATAGGAAAAAGACAATCTGGTTATAGTAATTTATTGGTAATGGTAGAAAGAAAAACTAGAAATTCATTTATTACTAAAGTTGAGAACAAAAATCCTTTCACTATTAACTCAGCAATAAAAAGTTTAGTTAATAAAAACAACTTACATGTAAAGACAATAACAATAGATAATGGAATAGAATTCTCAAAAATAGGAATTGCAGCTTATTGAATAAAATGTAAAGTTTATTATTGTGAACCTTATGCTTCATATCAAAGGGGTTCAAATGAAAATGTTAATGGATTGATTAGAAGAGTGTATAAAAAAGGTACAGATTTTTCTTTGTTAAGTGATGCAGAAATAAACAATCTCCAAAACAAAATTAATAGAATGCCTAGAAAAATGTTTAACTATATGAGTAGTGATCAGTACTACAAAAAATGTATGAATTCTTTAAACTGATAA
- a CDS encoding HNH endonuclease signature motif containing protein: MKERKYDYLHIIDGKIQHTPIAHMCENERDKTFCIKTLIEDLGIDNYDDVSNNRKNLFRINFDNFYWNIFIEFTDGGGMHTGYNKKIKKVSIPFGNNVAFTAFINNFEKVLIVNIYIPLKTNLKKDLELDWENRVYAIIDPRQVYSSKVVKNEKMNPTSRWINLEDVLEANNNKKIEYIENKSKNVYIVSWVNIKSFFINKIKPLYKTMINENLYSELDELDIQNLQKEEERYSIFRKIFRDKLIAERGVKCEFKYCSVKLPELLIASHIEPVYSIVQDDKIDLTKKIEKISDSNNGFLLCRNHDGLFDRCLITFDKHGFLKLSETIKNHQEDLNLKCDIQTIDIPNKTVIEYLKFHNKLFKRKNVPF, translated from the coding sequence ATGAAAGAAAGAAAATATGATTATCTACATATTATAGATGGGAAAATTCAACATACACCAATTGCCCATATGTGTGAAAATGAGAGAGATAAAACATTTTGTATAAAAACTTTAATAGAAGATTTAGGTATTGATAATTATGATGATGTAAGCAACAATAGAAAAAATTTATTTAGAATAAATTTTGATAATTTTTATTGAAACATTTTTATTGAATTTACAGATGGTGGAGGAATGCATACTGGTTATAATAAAAAAATTAAAAAAGTTTCCATACCATTTGGTAACAATGTTGCATTTACAGCATTTATAAATAATTTTGAAAAAGTTTTAATTGTTAATATTTACATTCCTTTAAAAACTAATCTAAAAAAAGATTTGGAACTTGATTGAGAAAATAGAGTCTATGCCATAATAGACCCACGACAGGTCTATAGTTCAAAAGTTGTTAAAAATGAGAAAATGAATCCAACATCTAGATGGATAAATCTTGAAGATGTTTTAGAGGCTAATAATAATAAAAAAATTGAATATATTGAAAATAAGTCTAAAAATGTTTATATAGTTAGTTGAGTGAATATAAAATCTTTTTTTATTAATAAAATAAAACCCCTTTACAAAACAATGATTAATGAGAATTTATATTCTGAATTGGATGAATTGGACATTCAAAATCTTCAAAAAGAAGAAGAAAGATATTCTATTTTTAGAAAAATATTTAGAGATAAATTGATTGCAGAAAGGGGAGTTAAATGTGAGTTTAAGTATTGCTCTGTTAAATTACCAGAACTCCTAATAGCTTCCCATATTGAACCGGTATATTCAATTGTTCAAGATGATAAAATTGATTTAACTAAGAAAATAGAAAAAATCTCTGATTCTAACAATGGGTTTTTACTTTGTAGAAACCATGATGGACTTTTTGATAGGTGTTTAATTACATTTGATAAACACGGTTTTTTAAAATTATCGGAAACAATTAAAAATCATCAAGAAGATTTGAATTTAAAATGTGATATACAAACTATTGATATACCTAATAAAACTGTTATTGAGTATTTAAAATTTCACAATAAACTTTTTAAAAGAAAAAATGTCCCCTTTTAA
- the dcm gene encoding DNA (cytosine-5-)-methyltransferase has protein sequence MKSIKFIDLFAGIGGFHKALERVAKKNNFNIECVFVSEIDNEAIKTYSSNFSVDKEKIINIRDLDESASQVPDHDFLFAGFPCQTFSNAGKKKGFLDEIRGTLFFDIAKILKNKKPKYILLENVKHLVNHDNGKTWEIIIKTLKEIGYLIPKEPLILSPHEFGIPQERYRVFIPGVLRESVNINEEYINLDLQEYKKIGYIDYSNPIETKNKIKNDFLSQSVNKKYFLDKKNDKDAYLLRVFDAWDEFLKKVKKPEGKTLPVIWTFEFGQNYSLEGLPSWRKKYISDMRSIYEKNKGFIDAWLKKHKVSEWNKREQKFEWQAGKDITSLKDSFIQLRQSGIRCKRPIKFPTLVAMVQIPIIFDYDAKKWRHLTPRETANLQSFPEDFKIYSDLSKNNNDFYSYKQFGNSINVKIASYIQEYLLKNY, from the coding sequence ATGAAAAGCATAAAATTTATAGATTTATTTGCAGGAATAGGCGGTTTCCATAAAGCTCTTGAAAGAGTAGCTAAAAAAAATAATTTTAATATTGAGTGTGTTTTTGTTAGTGAAATTGATAATGAAGCTATAAAAACATATTCTTCAAATTTTTCAGTAGATAAAGAAAAAATTATTAATATTAGGGATTTGGATGAATCTGCATCTCAAGTTCCAGACCATGATTTTTTATTTGCTGGTTTTCCTTGTCAAACTTTTTCTAATGCCGGAAAGAAAAAAGGTTTTTTAGATGAAATTAGAGGTACATTATTTTTTGATATAGCAAAAATTTTGAAAAATAAAAAACCCAAATACATTTTGCTAGAAAATGTAAAGCATTTAGTTAATCATGATAATGGAAAAACATGAGAAATAATTATCAAAACATTGAAAGAAATAGGTTATTTGATACCTAAAGAACCTTTAATTTTGTCACCTCATGAATTTGGAATCCCTCAAGAAAGGTATAGAGTATTTATACCAGGTGTCTTAAGAGAATCAGTAAATATAAATGAAGAATACATAAATTTAGATTTACAAGAATATAAAAAAATAGGATATATAGATTATTCAAATCCCATTGAAACAAAAAATAAAATTAAAAATGATTTTTTATCACAAAGTGTGAATAAAAAATATTTTTTAGATAAAAAAAATGATAAAGATGCTTATTTACTAAGGGTTTTTGATGCATGAGATGAGTTTCTTAAAAAGGTAAAAAAACCAGAAGGAAAAACATTGCCAGTTATTTGAACTTTTGAGTTTGGGCAAAACTATAGTTTGGAAGGTTTGCCAAGTTGAAGAAAAAAATATATAAGTGACATGAGAAGTATTTATGAAAAAAATAAAGGTTTTATAGATGCTTGACTAAAAAAACATAAAGTTAGTGAATGAAACAAAAGAGAACAAAAATTTGAATGACAAGCAGGAAAAGATATAACTAGCTTAAAGGATTCTTTTATTCAGTTGAGACAGTCTGGTATTAGATGTAAAAGACCAATAAAATTTCCAACTTTAGTTGCAATGGTCCAAATACCAATAATTTTTGATTATGATGCTAAAAAGTGAAGACATTTAACACCAAGAGAAACAGCTAATCTACAAAGTTTCCCAGAAGATTTTAAAATCTATAGTGATTTATCTAAGAATAACAATGATTTTTATTCATACAAACAATTTGGTAATTCGATTAATGTAAAAATAGCTTCTTATATCCAAGAATATTTATTGAAGAACTATTAA
- a CDS encoding PD-(D/E)XK motif protein: MNFKKECEDIVNLKNYNPKTLYLLKVINDTSGFLFLDGSILFISKSKSKHSIPGSTTKFLDLKIHQFIRTEEINPFLKNDFYDLLIYKSIDEDKYLNSFIELCKLYEQSDKIISFEDFFNSLTLLFSPEKTDTIEDVIGLFGELYLIWYLNKYFNFSIKEFWHNGWGTNDHYDFALNNFNVEVKTTLGQDMRILIKHEQVFNFKNNYICIVNVKNDNSGDSIFDICKKIRENREFNNDIQFMTKLEKEILRVNRDDYNSKKFSVVKLNFYKNKDLKTLENIPEMIDSIKYYYDFIGQPKLSLDELKLLFKNH; the protein is encoded by the coding sequence ATGAATTTTAAAAAAGAATGTGAAGATATAGTTAATTTAAAAAATTATAATCCAAAAACATTATATTTATTGAAAGTTATAAATGATACTTCAGGTTTTTTATTTCTTGATGGATCTATACTTTTTATATCTAAATCCAAATCTAAACATAGCATCCCAGGATCTACTACAAAATTTTTAGATTTAAAAATACATCAATTTATTAGAACTGAAGAAATAAACCCTTTTTTAAAAAATGATTTTTATGATTTGTTAATTTATAAATCAATTGATGAAGATAAATATTTAAATAGTTTTATTGAACTTTGCAAGCTATATGAACAATCAGATAAGATAATATCATTTGAAGATTTTTTTAATTCATTAACTTTGTTATTTTCTCCAGAAAAAACAGACACCATTGAAGATGTTATAGGTTTATTTGGGGAACTTTATTTAATTTGATATTTAAATAAATATTTTAATTTTTCTATAAAAGAATTTTGACATAATGGATGAGGAACTAATGATCACTATGATTTTGCATTAAATAATTTTAATGTTGAGGTTAAAACAACATTAGGTCAGGATATGAGAATTCTAATTAAACATGAACAAGTGTTTAATTTTAAGAATAATTATATTTGCATAGTTAATGTTAAAAATGATAACTCAGGGGATTCCATATTTGATATCTGTAAAAAAATTAGAGAAAATAGAGAATTCAACAATGATATCCAATTTATGACAAAGTTAGAAAAAGAAATACTTAGAGTGAATAGAGATGACTATAATTCTAAAAAATTTTCAGTTGTTAAATTGAATTTTTACAAAAACAAAGATTTAAAAACATTAGAGAATATTCCGGAGATGATAGATAGCATTAAGTATTATTATGACTTTATTGGGCAACCTAAATTATCTTTAGATGAATTAAAATTGTTATTTAAAAATCATTAA